In Geopsychrobacter electrodiphilus DSM 16401, a single window of DNA contains:
- a CDS encoding right-handed parallel beta-helix repeat-containing protein gives MKNLLLTLLFLSLAVSCAPLRPLEVSDLVISDAQVWQGDIYISGVVRVTREGSLTLLPGTKLVFKRMDLDGDGIGDAALVVEGSFEARGTIERPILLTSGEPEPKPGDWKFLYFDYARQVEISHLVSEYAYSGVQIHFCRALITSSEFRNNVDGVRFSTANITLRHSFLHHNRHGIRFEERGGRGIIRQNRISNNQIGVFVVTRGAGRTHFEQNDIVENRPYQIKMGLEQKHPLDFPRNWWGDVSGLSVETVFDQRKDRALGLVSGTEPLNKPVTEF, from the coding sequence ATGAAAAATCTTCTTCTAACCCTTCTGTTTTTGTCGCTGGCTGTCTCCTGCGCGCCGCTAAGACCCCTTGAAGTTTCCGATCTGGTGATTTCCGACGCGCAGGTCTGGCAGGGGGATATTTATATCTCCGGGGTTGTTCGGGTTACTCGTGAGGGAAGTTTAACCCTTTTACCCGGAACTAAACTTGTTTTTAAGCGCATGGATCTTGACGGTGATGGGATCGGTGACGCAGCACTTGTTGTTGAAGGGAGTTTTGAGGCACGAGGAACGATCGAACGGCCCATTTTACTGACCAGCGGTGAGCCTGAGCCTAAACCGGGGGATTGGAAATTTTTGTATTTTGATTATGCGCGTCAGGTCGAAATTTCACATTTGGTTTCAGAATATGCTTACAGCGGGGTCCAGATTCATTTTTGTCGCGCGCTAATTACCTCGAGTGAATTTCGTAATAATGTGGATGGGGTGCGTTTTTCGACTGCGAATATTACGCTTCGACACAGTTTTCTTCATCACAATCGGCATGGTATTCGCTTTGAAGAACGAGGAGGACGTGGGATTATACGGCAAAACAGGATCAGTAATAATCAGATCGGGGTCTTTGTCGTCACCCGTGGCGCAGGGCGGACCCATTTTGAGCAGAATGATATTGTCGAAAACCGGCCCTATCAAATAAAAATGGGCCTCGAACAAAAACACCCGCTCGACTTTCCTCGCAACTGGTGGGGAGATGTCAGCGGTCTCTCGGTTGAGACAGTTTTTGATCAGCGTAAAGATCGTGCGTTAGGCCTGGTTTCTGGGACTGAGCCCTTGAATAAGCCAGTAACGGAGTTTTAA
- a CDS encoding DUF3467 domain-containing protein — translation MSTSKSKPALEIQLENDVAQGIYVNLAVVNHTDTEVTLDLIYVQPQELRGTVRSRVIVSPRHAKRLLRALQENLDRYEQTFGEIKIENTLIKQDVSPYH, via the coding sequence ATGTCCACTAGTAAATCCAAGCCTGCACTTGAAATTCAACTGGAGAACGATGTCGCTCAGGGCATTTACGTCAATCTTGCTGTCGTAAATCATACTGATACCGAGGTCACTCTCGATCTAATTTATGTTCAGCCGCAAGAGTTGCGGGGCACTGTTCGCTCCCGCGTGATCGTATCACCGAGGCATGCAAAACGGTTGTTACGTGCATTGCAGGAGAATCTCGACCGTTACGAGCAGACTTTTGGAGAAATTAAAATAGAAAACACCCTCATAAAGCAGGATGTCAGTCCTTACCATTGA
- a CDS encoding DUF362 domain-containing protein gives MLDRRQFIFQSLRSACLAAVAGSIPQLILPRAVYAAQDRVLVVRTGEDIPQLVRQTVAALGGMERFVKPGETVVVKPNIGWDRGVDLAANTHPLVVKTVVSLCLEAGAKKVQLFDRTCNDPRRCYVSSGIQQAISDLNSIQAELVYMDRRAYKELEISQGKAINRWSFYLPALEADRLINLPIAKHHSISTLTLGMKNLMGVIGGNRGMLHSKIAEALADINTVIHSDLTLIDATRILVANGPQGGRLEDVEVRNTLIASPQVVTADAFASTLFGYQPDQIETIVAGYRRGLGEIDLSRVQRL, from the coding sequence ATGCTCGACCGTCGTCAGTTTATTTTCCAGTCCTTACGCAGTGCATGCCTGGCCGCGGTGGCCGGTTCTATCCCGCAACTTATTTTGCCAAGGGCCGTCTATGCTGCTCAGGATCGCGTTCTGGTAGTGCGAACCGGGGAAGATATCCCCCAACTTGTGCGTCAGACAGTCGCCGCCCTCGGAGGGATGGAGCGTTTTGTCAAACCAGGTGAAACCGTGGTGGTCAAGCCGAATATTGGCTGGGACCGCGGGGTTGACCTGGCGGCAAATACACATCCGCTTGTCGTCAAAACGGTTGTGAGTCTTTGTCTTGAAGCTGGAGCTAAAAAGGTTCAACTTTTTGATCGCACTTGTAATGACCCACGCCGCTGTTATGTCAGTAGTGGCATTCAACAGGCCATTTCAGACCTCAATTCGATACAGGCAGAGCTTGTATATATGGACCGGCGCGCGTATAAAGAACTCGAAATTTCCCAAGGTAAGGCTATCAATCGGTGGTCATTTTATCTGCCAGCGCTTGAGGCCGATCGGCTAATTAACCTTCCGATAGCCAAACATCACTCCATTTCAACCCTGACTCTTGGAATGAAAAACCTGATGGGAGTCATTGGCGGGAATCGCGGTATGCTGCATAGCAAGATCGCCGAAGCTCTCGCGGATATCAATACCGTCATCCACTCTGATTTAACCTTGATCGATGCGACCCGTATTCTTGTAGCAAACGGACCGCAGGGCGGGCGTCTTGAGGACGTTGAAGTGAGAAACACTCTGATCGCATCGCCTCAGGTAGTGACAGCCGATGCATTTGCCTCAACCCTCTTCGGCTATCAACCAGATCAGATCGAAACGATCGTTGCTGGTTATCGGAGAGGTCTTGGCGAAATCGATCTGAGCCGGGTTCAGCGGCTCTGA
- a CDS encoding glycine betaine ABC transporter substrate-binding protein: MKIVSSVLVLLLLLFCSVVNVSACVGKTLKIGTSGTVQQEVLANIIAELISERTGTTVKVVPFKDSADAHAALLKADIDMFVEYTGVSQTQILQAQPLKDATALYNSVKDRYNQDLNLIWLKPFGFDAAQSLGVSLPAEAAPVVRKDTLKKFPALARLINKLGGKIDLQTIALLEKESASGVQPKQVAHGFLKNNRLI; this comes from the coding sequence ATGAAAATTGTGAGCTCGGTATTGGTGTTGCTCCTGTTATTGTTTTGCTCTGTCGTAAACGTTTCGGCCTGTGTCGGAAAAACGCTTAAAATTGGGACCTCCGGTACGGTTCAACAGGAGGTTCTTGCCAACATTATCGCTGAGCTGATCAGCGAACGAACCGGTACGACAGTAAAGGTGGTGCCCTTTAAGGACAGCGCTGATGCGCATGCAGCCTTGCTGAAGGCCGATATTGACATGTTTGTTGAATACACCGGAGTCAGTCAAACACAGATTCTGCAAGCACAACCGCTGAAGGATGCAACCGCCCTTTATAACTCCGTTAAGGATCGCTACAATCAGGATCTGAATCTTATCTGGCTGAAACCTTTTGGTTTTGATGCAGCGCAGAGTCTGGGCGTCTCCTTGCCGGCTGAAGCGGCCCCAGTTGTCCGCAAAGACACCCTGAAAAAGTTCCCGGCTTTGGCCCGCTTGATTAATAAACTCGGTGGTAAAATCGACTTGCAGACTATTGCGCTGTTAGAAAAGGAGTCTGCCTCGGGAGTCCAGCCGAAGCAGGTCGCTCATGGTTTTCTCAAGAACAATCGCCTGATTTAG
- a CDS encoding NosD domain-containing protein, translating to MLSRILKLLIGLLFLPVLVMAQPMKIDADTLWQGTVKVTAPVEVTATGTLRIAPGTHIEVSNIAATISVQGQLLVDGTAQKPVIFKTVKGWQGISFVEARPGSRISFAEFKDCAQALGIIATSPKINNNSFTDCDVAIKLLRESSAEIINNHFVDNGLGLGIEMRSAPRVVGNSFSGQKKSGITASNSSRGLIESNTFTKNEQGVSLLQQYPDKIRKNSFLDNRVGLYCYQTQNTPVVEENLFVNNEYAQVNFSFSFPVVKNNRFIKNKTALQNDQFGSALVENNLFQKNATAIFNNRKSNPRVHLNSFVENKLALFVDYSSYPLVHQNNFEKTGEGAHLGIYQSADWEKRSGSKKLVMKNAQARGSKNAMLGKAPTEYTDIVDLSDNWWGDQTSALKNAANGQNLNFFYDRRDKPSVVYTDFGPDSYQLDIIKFKPILLEPVPGAGLLP from the coding sequence ATGTTGTCCCGCATCCTTAAACTTCTGATCGGCTTGCTTTTTCTGCCAGTTTTGGTGATGGCGCAGCCCATGAAGATTGACGCAGACACCCTGTGGCAAGGGACCGTCAAGGTGACAGCCCCAGTCGAGGTAACGGCTACCGGGACACTGCGCATCGCCCCCGGGACGCATATCGAGGTATCCAATATTGCTGCGACTATCTCGGTACAGGGTCAGCTCCTAGTTGATGGAACCGCCCAAAAGCCGGTCATTTTCAAGACAGTTAAAGGTTGGCAGGGGATTAGTTTTGTAGAAGCCCGGCCTGGGAGCCGGATCAGTTTTGCAGAATTTAAAGACTGTGCTCAAGCTCTGGGAATTATCGCCACATCGCCAAAAATTAACAATAATTCATTCACTGATTGTGATGTCGCGATAAAGCTGCTGCGGGAATCGAGCGCTGAAATCATTAATAATCACTTTGTCGATAATGGCCTGGGGCTGGGGATAGAGATGCGTTCGGCGCCCAGGGTTGTCGGTAACAGTTTCAGTGGGCAAAAAAAGAGTGGCATTACTGCATCAAATAGTAGTCGCGGGCTGATCGAGAGCAACACCTTTACCAAAAATGAACAGGGTGTAAGCCTTTTACAGCAATATCCTGACAAGATCCGCAAAAATAGTTTTCTTGATAATCGGGTTGGTCTCTACTGCTATCAGACGCAAAACACTCCGGTGGTCGAGGAGAATCTTTTCGTCAATAATGAATACGCTCAGGTTAATTTTTCATTTTCCTTCCCTGTCGTTAAAAATAACCGGTTTATTAAAAACAAGACGGCTCTGCAGAACGATCAGTTCGGCTCTGCGCTGGTGGAAAATAATCTGTTTCAAAAAAACGCAACCGCTATCTTTAATAACCGCAAGTCAAATCCCAGGGTTCATTTGAACAGTTTTGTCGAGAATAAACTTGCACTGTTTGTTGATTATTCGTCCTATCCCCTTGTCCATCAGAATAATTTCGAAAAAACTGGCGAAGGTGCTCACCTTGGGATTTACCAGAGTGCCGATTGGGAAAAACGCTCAGGCTCCAAAAAGTTGGTCATGAAAAATGCTCAGGCACGCGGTAGCAAAAATGCCATGCTGGGTAAGGCCCCGACCGAGTATACCGATATTGTTGACCTTTCTGATAACTGGTGGGGTGACCAGACCAGCGCGCTCAAGAATGCGGCAAACGGTCAAAATTTAAATTTCTTTTATGATCGCAGGGATAAGCCATCAGTCGTTTATACTGACTTTGGTCCTGACAGTTATCAACTTGATATAATTAAATTCAAACCGATTCTGCTGGAGCCTGTGCCTGGGGCAGGACTCTTGCCATGA
- the hgcB gene encoding mercury methylation ferredoxin HgcB gives MAHQKYLKNVVTLKLEQEKCVGCGLCAIVCPRAVFKIEDDLAWITALDNCMECGACVGNCPVGAITVHAGVGCASAIIHSWLTGDEPSCDCGGGGNC, from the coding sequence ATGGCTCATCAAAAATACTTAAAGAACGTTGTGACCCTCAAACTTGAGCAGGAGAAATGCGTCGGTTGTGGGCTTTGTGCTATCGTTTGTCCACGGGCCGTTTTCAAGATCGAAGATGATTTAGCCTGGATCACCGCACTGGATAACTGCATGGAATGCGGTGCCTGCGTCGGCAACTGCCCCGTTGGAGCAATAACGGTCCACGCTGGTGTTGGTTGTGCCAGTGCCATTATTCATAGTTGGCTCACCGGAGACGAACCCAGCTGCGATTGCGGTGGAGGTGGCAACTGCTAA
- a CDS encoding diguanylate cyclase, which produces MERTLLIIDDSAAIRQQVMETITQNHLFQRVLQANSGVEGFKLLVNNHVDVILCDIEMPGIDGLKFLALLQSREDLNDKPVIMLTSHDDVASKVRGLESGASDYIIKPFEPAELIARLKVHLQLKTLQDELRRSNRLLLELSQTDPLTRLCNRRSLTEMLENELNRCQRNLSPCALIMCDIDHFKNVNDKYGHQAGDEVLILVADLLREHLRPYDLAARYGGEEFCLVLPETNLAHAAEVADRIRQRIENYHFSGNLGPLKLTISLGVAAVSGDKLKSEDELIRMADEALYLAKNNGRNRVETIQSPCP; this is translated from the coding sequence ATGGAACGCACACTTCTGATTATCGATGATTCTGCAGCTATTCGTCAGCAAGTAATGGAAACCATAACCCAAAACCACCTGTTCCAAAGGGTCTTGCAGGCGAACAGCGGTGTTGAGGGGTTCAAGCTGCTGGTCAATAATCATGTCGATGTTATATTGTGTGACATTGAAATGCCCGGAATCGATGGCTTGAAGTTTCTTGCCCTGCTCCAGTCTCGTGAGGATTTAAATGACAAACCTGTGATCATGCTCACCAGCCATGACGATGTTGCTTCTAAAGTCCGTGGGCTCGAGAGTGGCGCAAGTGATTATATTATAAAACCGTTCGAACCAGCAGAGCTTATCGCCAGGCTCAAAGTACATCTGCAACTCAAAACATTGCAGGATGAATTACGCCGCAGCAATCGCCTGCTGCTTGAACTTTCTCAAACAGACCCCCTGACGCGCCTGTGCAATCGACGTTCATTAACAGAGATGCTTGAAAATGAGCTCAACCGCTGCCAACGGAATCTATCCCCCTGCGCCCTGATCATGTGCGACATTGATCACTTTAAGAACGTGAATGATAAATATGGTCATCAAGCCGGGGATGAGGTCCTGATTCTTGTCGCTGATTTGCTGAGGGAGCATTTGCGCCCCTACGATCTGGCGGCACGCTATGGAGGAGAGGAGTTTTGCCTGGTTCTTCCAGAAACGAATCTTGCCCATGCCGCCGAGGTCGCTGACCGGATCCGCCAGCGCATTGAAAATTACCATTTCAGCGGCAACCTCGGTCCGCTCAAGTTGACAATTAGTCTAGGCGTTGCCGCCGTTTCAGGAGATAAATTAAAATCTGAAGATGAGTTAATCAGAATGGCAGATGAAGCTCTCTATCTCGCTAAAAATAATGGCCGCAACAGGGTTGAAACAATTCAATCCCCCTGCCCCTGA
- a CDS encoding right-handed parallel beta-helix repeat-containing protein — translation MAEARIIRGLEHWQGVVRLSESLHVEKTGRLILAPGTHVQSNFEIEVSGVLQATDAAFSGEDWPGLVLKGTGPETKLMNCRFSGAQTAITVIGGAPQFSRLTLENNRIGIELRQKTAALVENSTFRKNNRVGLFLKDGTTATVKGNLFTQQGKFGAYIYRAKPAVFAGNRFTENPTGLMISHYGSDPLVFNNSFEGNSLGIMVDRSANPRVQKNVFDANVTAIKLYRRSDPLIEKNQFQRNHQAIHISFSSYPQIHYNDFISNGKALVLEFQSSTWETQKGASARQKQISGQGAFGGQKQGQVTEEQRRARNLDGTIDARQNWWGTTETHELLKLGAAANLPWIVDGKDTPFFEESGQEFPLDQVRWSPYGSHAYSSEGLP, via the coding sequence ATGGCTGAGGCCCGAATTATTCGAGGGCTTGAACATTGGCAAGGAGTGGTTCGGCTTTCTGAGAGCTTGCACGTTGAAAAAACCGGACGTTTGATTCTTGCACCGGGAACTCATGTCCAGTCTAACTTTGAGATAGAAGTTTCAGGTGTATTGCAGGCAACTGATGCCGCGTTCAGTGGTGAGGACTGGCCTGGTCTGGTCCTGAAAGGGACCGGTCCAGAGACCAAGCTGATGAATTGTCGCTTTTCTGGAGCACAAACTGCAATTACGGTCATTGGAGGTGCGCCCCAGTTCAGCAGGTTAACCCTTGAAAATAATCGGATCGGCATAGAATTACGTCAGAAGACGGCGGCGTTGGTCGAGAATTCGACTTTTCGCAAGAATAACCGCGTTGGCCTGTTTTTAAAGGATGGCACCACCGCAACGGTCAAAGGGAACCTTTTTACCCAGCAGGGGAAATTTGGCGCATATATTTATCGGGCAAAACCTGCAGTATTTGCGGGTAACCGGTTTACCGAAAATCCAACCGGCTTAATGATCTCTCACTATGGAAGTGATCCGTTGGTTTTTAATAATTCTTTTGAAGGGAATTCTCTTGGCATTATGGTGGATCGGTCAGCGAATCCCAGGGTTCAAAAGAATGTCTTTGATGCTAATGTAACGGCCATAAAACTTTACCGTCGCTCAGATCCCCTGATCGAAAAGAATCAATTTCAACGAAACCATCAGGCGATCCACATCAGTTTTTCTTCCTATCCCCAGATTCACTACAACGATTTTATTTCCAACGGGAAAGCGCTGGTTCTGGAATTTCAGTCTTCCACCTGGGAAACGCAAAAAGGGGCAAGTGCCCGTCAGAAACAGATATCAGGGCAAGGCGCTTTTGGTGGACAGAAACAGGGGCAGGTTACTGAAGAACAGCGTCGCGCCCGCAATCTTGATGGAACCATTGATGCACGACAAAATTGGTGGGGGACTACCGAGACGCACGAACTTTTGAAGCTGGGGGCGGCCGCGAATTTACCCTGGATCGTTGATGGGAAAGATACGCCATTTTTTGAAGAGTCCGGCCAGGAGTTCCCACTTGATCAGGTTCGCTGGAGTCCTTACGGAAGCCATGCCTATTCTTCAGAGGGTTTGCCATGA
- a CDS encoding MSCRAMM family protein, translated as MNIIRAILFLLCCSGSVMATQVEGRVVLNEKPLASMQVQAYSDLDPSGKPLGSIATTDTEGLFSLDLPPGFVALYARSKDGRYFAFCGRNPLQVGSLRVWAGLQAVEVTDPVFSVYDDQYTASLEGVVTFEGKPISDAFVSLYLDVADDLKGQGYRHSAGTGADGFFAFDGLPESNYFLVVRKRQNLEPVGPLVDGDFMGVYAGNPISLKSGRTAVVTLPMVERKSGSRKGALPDRPGPIKLAGRIVDISGKPLANLHFFAYRDPVIGHQRPDVLSAQTGADGQFEVSFREPGIYYVGAREAYGDSPAPGELFGLYSGRADHGLQIVVGNNDPVVIQATPIRLD; from the coding sequence ATGAACATTATACGTGCAATACTGTTTTTACTTTGTTGTTCAGGTAGCGTCATGGCGACGCAGGTCGAAGGCCGAGTAGTTTTAAACGAAAAGCCTCTCGCCAGCATGCAGGTTCAAGCTTACTCCGATCTTGACCCCTCGGGGAAACCGCTCGGTTCTATAGCAACAACTGATACAGAGGGTTTATTCAGCCTGGACCTTCCCCCTGGTTTTGTCGCGCTTTATGCCCGTTCGAAGGATGGTCGCTACTTCGCCTTTTGTGGGCGGAATCCTCTGCAGGTCGGCTCTCTGCGGGTATGGGCTGGATTGCAGGCTGTTGAGGTGACTGATCCTGTTTTTTCAGTCTATGATGACCAGTATACGGCTTCCCTTGAGGGTGTAGTTACTTTTGAGGGTAAACCGATATCAGACGCTTTTGTTTCGCTGTATCTTGATGTCGCAGATGATCTGAAGGGCCAGGGGTATCGGCACTCGGCTGGTACCGGTGCGGATGGCTTTTTTGCTTTTGATGGCTTGCCGGAAAGTAATTACTTTTTGGTGGTGCGCAAAAGGCAGAATCTCGAACCTGTAGGGCCTTTGGTTGATGGTGATTTTATGGGTGTTTATGCAGGCAATCCGATAAGTCTGAAATCCGGGAGGACGGCCGTTGTCACTCTGCCGATGGTTGAACGTAAATCAGGCTCCCGAAAAGGAGCACTTCCTGATCGCCCAGGCCCGATCAAATTGGCGGGACGCATAGTCGATATTTCAGGGAAGCCTCTGGCCAACCTACATTTTTTTGCGTATCGCGATCCTGTGATTGGACATCAGCGACCGGACGTTTTAAGTGCACAAACAGGCGCTGACGGTCAATTTGAGGTCAGTTTCCGTGAGCCGGGTATTTACTATGTTGGTGCTCGTGAAGCATATGGCGATTCGCCCGCTCCTGGGGAACTCTTTGGTCTTTATTCCGGTCGTGCTGATCATGGGTTGCAGATTGTCGTTGGAAATAATGATCCGGTCGTGATTCAGGCGACCCCGATCCGTCTTGATTAA
- a CDS encoding 4Fe-4S binding protein: protein MSLSRKWRILVQSLTLLGFCWLFLQTEYRGTDELAYPVSLLFRLDPLALVSAFFASGKTDFILLWPAFLLLVLTIIFGRFFCGWLCPLGSLLDFLGAPLRRSQSRFSGWPKFKYYLLSALTLASLCGLQLFGLFDPLSIFLRSLTLAINPVWNLLANTTFDWLYQAKLPLISSTADVVYPFFRDHLLAFRQPVFLLTILTAFVFLAVILLERLQPRFWCRNLCPLGALLGLCSQPSRLQRTPQSDCSDCKQCSLQCYMGASAADSSHAAECIRCLDCLDFCPNQRVKFHFSKRGEKRFDLSRRTLLAASVGGVMLAPLAAAAPLSASYRNDLIRPPGATGESEFLRRCIRCGECMKVCIGGALHPDLLRGGAFSLWSPVVVARLGYCEYDCTLCGQVCPTGAIKSLEIKQKRQIKIGLAVIDKNRCLPFARGQECLVCEEHCPTGKKAITFDRHKDLVESEARDLLQPRVLKELCIGCGICETRCPVAGRSAIMIISEGESRAPQGLL, encoded by the coding sequence ATGTCTCTCAGTCGTAAATGGCGAATTTTAGTTCAAAGCCTGACTTTATTGGGTTTTTGTTGGCTTTTCCTGCAAACAGAATATCGTGGGACAGACGAACTAGCCTATCCCGTCAGCCTACTCTTTCGTCTCGATCCTCTGGCTCTTGTATCCGCGTTTTTTGCTTCAGGTAAAACCGACTTTATTCTGCTATGGCCAGCATTTCTGTTGCTTGTCTTGACGATTATTTTCGGACGATTTTTTTGCGGTTGGCTCTGTCCTTTAGGTTCTTTGCTCGACTTTTTAGGGGCTCCTTTACGCCGTTCTCAAAGTCGATTCTCTGGTTGGCCGAAGTTTAAATACTACCTGCTCTCGGCTTTGACTTTAGCGAGTCTTTGCGGCCTGCAACTGTTTGGCTTGTTTGACCCTCTGAGTATCTTTTTACGTAGCCTTACATTAGCTATTAATCCGGTGTGGAACCTCCTGGCTAACACGACCTTTGATTGGCTCTATCAAGCGAAACTTCCGCTGATAAGCTCCACAGCTGATGTTGTTTATCCCTTCTTTCGTGATCATCTGCTGGCTTTCAGACAACCTGTTTTTCTGCTCACGATTTTGACAGCCTTCGTCTTTTTAGCGGTTATTCTACTCGAACGATTACAACCTCGTTTCTGGTGTCGCAATCTTTGCCCGCTCGGCGCTTTGCTCGGTCTTTGTTCGCAACCAAGCCGATTGCAACGAACTCCTCAGTCCGATTGTTCCGACTGCAAGCAATGTTCTCTTCAGTGTTACATGGGGGCATCGGCCGCAGATTCAAGTCATGCCGCAGAATGCATCCGCTGTCTCGACTGCCTCGATTTTTGCCCGAATCAGCGGGTGAAATTTCACTTCAGCAAGAGGGGGGAAAAGCGTTTTGACCTGTCTCGGCGCACCTTGCTGGCTGCTTCAGTTGGTGGGGTTATGTTAGCACCTCTCGCTGCCGCGGCACCGCTGAGCGCAAGCTATCGCAATGATTTAATCCGCCCTCCAGGGGCTACTGGAGAGTCCGAGTTTTTACGTCGTTGTATCCGTTGTGGTGAATGCATGAAGGTTTGTATTGGCGGGGCATTGCACCCGGATTTATTGCGAGGCGGGGCTTTTTCGCTTTGGTCGCCTGTGGTTGTGGCGCGACTTGGATATTGTGAATATGACTGTACCCTGTGCGGGCAGGTCTGCCCGACAGGGGCAATCAAATCGTTGGAAATTAAGCAAAAACGCCAAATAAAAATCGGTTTGGCCGTTATTGATAAAAATCGTTGTCTGCCATTTGCGCGTGGTCAGGAATGTCTGGTTTGTGAGGAGCACTGTCCCACCGGTAAAAAAGCGATCACGTTTGATCGCCACAAGGACCTTGTTGAAAGTGAAGCGCGGGACCTATTGCAACCGCGTGTGCTAAAAGAGCTCTGTATCGGATGTGGCATCTGCGAAACCCGTTGTCCTGTGGCCGGTCGTAGCGCAATTATGATTATCAGTGAAGGTGAAAGCAGAGCTCCGCAGGGCCTTTTGTGA
- a CDS encoding carboxypeptidase regulatory-like domain-containing protein, whose product MRKFLFIFVCLLFLPSVLLAASGVKGRVAWRGELIPGVTIKAYHSIDAIALKKVFAVSGPTGQDGTYQLELPPGRYYLTAGNGSQPGDYFCYYSGAPIVVPATGFRQVGFNLIRIPQPIESRTGKRSGLWGEISFQGQPLERTYLYVYKSTETDFKGPAWFLQPVAKGKFRMFLPPGDYWLLARKRIKGGQYGPIEIGDYFNFYYGNPIHIDKNQQRNIQLETITRLSMLEEDSSAPFVGISGQVVGFKGQPEAGLRVFAYRSNKMTGTPAYISATTGEDGQFRLSIPETGKYWLLARQELGGPAKTGELYGKLTMNHGEAVVLSDSQMSREVRINVVPHP is encoded by the coding sequence ATGAGAAAGTTTCTCTTTATTTTTGTTTGTCTCCTGTTTCTCCCGTCAGTTTTGTTGGCCGCTTCAGGGGTTAAGGGGCGGGTTGCCTGGCGCGGTGAGTTGATCCCCGGAGTGACGATAAAGGCTTATCATTCAATTGATGCAATTGCGTTAAAAAAGGTGTTTGCTGTCTCGGGACCAACGGGACAGGACGGTACTTATCAACTTGAACTTCCCCCTGGACGTTATTATCTGACCGCCGGTAATGGGTCCCAGCCTGGAGACTACTTCTGTTATTACAGTGGGGCACCGATTGTGGTTCCTGCAACAGGTTTTCGTCAGGTCGGTTTTAATCTGATCCGTATTCCCCAACCCATCGAATCACGGACAGGAAAGCGTTCAGGGCTATGGGGTGAGATCAGCTTTCAGGGTCAGCCGCTAGAGCGCACCTATCTCTATGTTTACAAGTCAACCGAAACTGACTTTAAAGGACCGGCATGGTTTCTCCAGCCTGTCGCAAAGGGAAAGTTTCGCATGTTTTTGCCCCCTGGTGACTATTGGCTCCTTGCGCGTAAGCGGATAAAAGGTGGACAGTATGGTCCGATTGAAATCGGGGATTATTTTAATTTCTACTATGGGAACCCGATCCATATTGATAAGAACCAGCAACGTAACATCCAGCTGGAGACCATTACCCGGTTGTCGATGTTGGAAGAGGACTCGAGTGCCCCATTTGTCGGCATTTCAGGTCAAGTTGTCGGTTTTAAAGGTCAGCCCGAGGCCGGATTGAGGGTTTTTGCTTATCGCAGTAATAAAATGACAGGGACCCCGGCTTATATCTCTGCAACTACCGGCGAAGATGGACAGTTCAGACTTTCGATTCCCGAAACGGGTAAGTACTGGTTGCTGGCCCGTCAGGAACTCGGTGGTCCCGCTAAAACCGGCGAGTTATACGGCAAACTGACAATGAATCATGGGGAAGCTGTGGTTTTATCAGATTCTCAAATGAGCAGAGAGGTGCGAATTAATGTTGTCCCGCATCCTTAA